Genomic segment of Gigantopelta aegis isolate Gae_Host chromosome 10, Gae_host_genome, whole genome shotgun sequence:
CGCCACcgtatttgattttaaaacaatagttAATTGCGAGTGCGAAtactttttacatgctcatatacgactagagtttcgagcatgtccgtcccggggcctgtctctggatagccaggggcttgtcccgggacagaacaaaattaaggagacaattttgaaatttatatccaaaaattaaatagtgggcctttaaaatctTGATGCGCatctataattaatataattaataaagaaaattctactcattaaatttggtcgctagattagatttgttcttaaatatgaataataagtGCGATATGATGATTATATAGATGGTTcgataaagtacttttaggtacaaatcaaatgaatatattgtcatataatactttgttgggtcaataattaggtcaaccatccatGACTGAGCGCGTTTAAAGACAAGTTTCTGTCAAACTGTCAACATTAAAACCGTTTCTAAAGGAGAGGTTAACGTTTCTCTTCAGTATTGTCACTAGGATTTTACCCAAGTCtttgaagtggcagtcctcctactgGCGGTGCGGAGGATGaaagctagtcttgggagtggtagtcctcctacGGGTGGTACGGGGCGGGTGAAACCTAAAAGTGGGAGTGGCAGACCTCCTACTGGCGGATGATGaaagctagtcttgggagtggcagacCTCCTACATGTGGTACGGGGCGGATGTAAGCTAGTCTTGGGAATGGCAGACCTCCTACATGTGGTACGGGGCGGATgtaagctagtcttgggagtggcagacCTCCTACATGTGGTATGGGGCGGATataagctagtcttgggagtggcagacCTCCTACATGTGGTACGGGGCGGATgtaagctagtcttgggagtggcagacCTCCTACATGTGGTACGGGGCAGATGaaagctagtcttgggagtggcagacCTCCTACATGTGGTACGGGGCGGATGcaagctagtcttgggagtggcagacCTCGTACATGTGGTACGGGGCGGATGTAAGCTAGTGTGGGGAGTGGCAGACCTCCTACAGGTGGTACGGGTCAGATGAAAGCTAGTCTTGGGACTGGCAGACCTCCTACATGTGGTACGGGGCGGATgtaagctagtcttgggagtggcagacCTCCTACATGTGGTACGGGGCGGATgtaagctagtcttgggagtggcagacCTCCTACATGTGGTACGGGGCAGATGAAAGCTAGTCTTGGGACTGGCAGACCTCCTACATGTGGTACGGGGCGGATgtaagctagtcttgggagtggcagacCTCCTACATGTGGTACGGGGCGGATGTAAGCTAGTCTTGGGACTGGCAGACCTCCTACATGTGGTACGGGGCGGATGTAAGCTAGTCTTGGGACTGGCACACCTCGTACATGTGGTACGGGGCGGATGTAAGCTAGTCTGGGGAGTGGCAGACCTCCTACAGGTGGTACGGGGCAGATGAAAGCTAGTCTTGGGACTGGCAGACCTCCTACATGTGGTACGGGGCGGATgtaagctagtcttgggagtggcagacCTCCTACATGTGGTACGGGGCGGATgtaagctagtcttgggagtggcagacCTCCTACATGTGGTACGGGGCGgatgtaaactagtctggggaGTGGCAGACCTCCTACATGTGGTACGGGTCGGATGTAAGCTAGTCTGGGGAGTGGCAGACCTCCTACATGTGGTACGGTGCGGATGTAATCTAGTCTGGGGAGTGGCAGACCTCCTACATGTGGTAAGGGGCGGATgtaagctagtcttgggagtggcagacCTCCTACATGTGGTACGGGGCGGATgtaagctagtcttgggagtggcagacCTCCTACATGTGGTACGGGGCGGATgtaagctagtcttgggagtggcagacCTCCTAGATGTGGTACGGGGCGGATgtaagctagtcttgggagtggcagacCTCCTACATGTGGTACGGGGCGGATGaaagctagtcttgggagtggcagacCTCCTACATGTGGTACGGGGCAGATTAAAGCTAGTCTTGAGAGTGGCAGACCTCCTACTGGCGGATGATGAAAGCTAGTTTTTGGAGTGGCATACCTCCTACGGGTGGTACGGGGCAGATGaaagctagtcttgggagtggcagacCTCCTACTGGCGGTGCGGATGATGAAAACTAGTCTTGGGATTGGTAGACCTCCTACGGATGTTACGGGGCGGATGaaagctagtcttgggagtggcagacCTCCTATGGGTGGTACGGGGCGGATTAAACCTAGTCTAGGGATTGGCACACCTCCTACATGTGGCACGGGGCGGATGAAAGCTAGTCTTGGTAGTTGCAGTCCTCCTACTGGCGGTGTGGAGGATAAAAACTAGTCTTGGGAGTGGTAGTCTTTCTACGGGTGATACGAGGTGGATGAAcgctagtcttgggagtggcagacCTACTGGCGGATGATGAAAGCTAGTCTTGAGAGTGGCAGACCTCCTACTGGCGGATGGTGAAAGCTAGTCTGGGGACTGGCAGACCTCCTACTGGCGGATGATGAAAGCTAGTCTTGAGAGTGGCAGACCTACTGGCGGATGATGAAAGCTGGccttgagagtggcagtcctcctacgggCGGTGAACACACACATTCTCTTCACGCGGTCGTGCTGTTTTGTCCCACGTGTATTGggctgaccccccccccccctacacacacgtTATCTTCACGCGGCCGTGCTGCTGTGTTGGACCACGTATATTGAActgacaccccccaccccccccccacacacacacacatatacacatgcacTCTTCACGCGGTCGTGCTGCTGTGTTGTCCCACGTATATTggactgaccccccccccccccccccccccatacacatacacacatgtactcTTCACGCGGTCGTGCTGTGTTGTGCACGTCTATTGGACTACCCCCAACCCCACAcgcaccaccacaaccaccagcACCATCCACTCCCACATTCTTTTCACACGGCCCATTGCGTGTTATCCCTCGTGTACTTGTTCCTGATATATCACAAGTTAAATGTTGCTCGTTTTTATTCTGCTTTTGTTACGGTTGGTTGGTGTTTCGGTTTTGTGTGTAGCAGGCCGCTCAATGAATATTTAGGGCGCTCTAAGTCACGTTTTAGCGCATAGCGTTTAGTACCAAAATAACCTGAAACTGCATTACGTTGttccaacaaaaaaagaaaaaaaaaaaagagaaaagaaatcaaaaataatatttgaaaagaTCAAACACAGGGTGGCATGTAATTGTTAGGTTGTTCTAAGTGACGTttcaacatatatatttgtgtctCATTTAAAGTCATTTTCCTCATACGACCTAAACACTGCACATactcaaatattaaaaatactattcGAATATTTCGAATAGTAATTTAACGAGTGAATATTCGTATATTCGGACCGAACTCTACTTACAAACCTTGCATAACAGCAtcgaaagaaataaagaaatgttttatttaacgacgcactcaacacattttatttacggttatatggcgtcagacatatggttaaggaccacacagattttgagaggaaacccgctgtcgtcactacttgggctactcttccgattagcagcaagggattttttatttgcacttcccacaggcaggatagcacaaaccatggcctttgttgaaccagttatggatcactggtcggtgcaagtggtttacacctacctattgaaccttgcggagcactcactcagggtttggagtcggtatctggattaaaaatcccatgcctcgactgggatccgaacccagtacctaccagcctgtacaccgatggcctaccacgacgccaccgaggccggtaacagcATCGAGTCAACAGGTAAAGGCAACacatatttgatttttaaagaaacttttaaatttggaaaattACTTTGTTAAGTTCAGAACCTGCAGTCATGATAGAAACCTGACAAAAACAGTGATATCAGTGATGAATATCACTAATTATTCTATGCACACACGAAAAATGTAAGCATGTTAAAGTAGTTTCTTCCTAGTTTGCCCATTTGATTTTCGGACT
This window contains:
- the LOC121383921 gene encoding formin-2-like; this encodes MVEGGLQLPRLAFIRPVPHVGGVPIPRLGLIRPVPPIGGLPLPRLAFIRPVTSVGGLPIPRLVFIIRTASRRSATPKTSFHLPRTTRRRYATPKTSFHHPPVGGLPLSRLALICPVPHVGGLPLPRLAFIRPVPHVGGLPLPRLAYIRPVPHLGGLPLPRLAYIRPVPHVGGLPLPRLAYIRPVPHVGGLPLPRLAYIRPLPHVGGLPLPRLDYIRTVPHVGGLPLPRLAYIRPVPHVGGLPLPRLVYIRPVPHVGGLPLPRLAYIRPVPHVGGLPLPRLAYIRPVPHVGGLPVPRLAFICPVPPVGGLPLPRLAYIRPVPHVRGVPVPRLAYIRPVPHVGGLPVPRLAYIRPVPHVGGLPLPRLAYIRPVPHVGGLPVPRLAFICPVPHVGGLPLPRLAYIRPVPHVGGLPLPRLAYIRPVPHVGGLPVPRLAFI